In Cutaneotrichosporon cavernicola HIS019 DNA, chromosome: 1, one DNA window encodes the following:
- the NIP1 gene encoding uncharacterized protein (component of the eukaryotic translation initiation factor 3 (eIF-3) complex, which is involved in protein synthesis of a specialized repertoire of mRNAs and, together with other initiation factors, stimulates binding of mRNA and methionyl-tRNAi to the 40S ribosome. The eIF-3 complex specifically targets and initiates translation of a subset of mRNAs involved in cell proliferation) has product MSFFARLGGSDSSDSESDDESILSQSGSEDEKPKKKTMASKFLAGSDSDSDDDSSDEEEMMSDSDDDDDEAPKNKRANMFLNSDSDSDDDDDDDEKIRVMSAKDKRFAEMEAAINSLQNATKAGGAACDWVAANSELDKLIRFITRHATSMNNSSTPAEGHIPPSFLAAVTELDDTVNDTIKSEKSAKKKMPANKGKAINSIRQTLKRQLKTHETQLGRYKADPEAYSEAYANAIIPPKAEKRAVRTEAQEGEDDEAGFATVGRGGRSLNLTADGVFKTLKEIFEQRGRKNTDRAETIRILSKLLEVSETTYQRIRVLLALIPARLDYSTNLPSIPHDSWVSCLHEYDQLVTILLENKDYVVKGDVEEYDDMEERTPETEKGRVAIRGNIVSLLENLDNEFTKTLQHTDALEHGTEYIARLREEAPLYVAIVKSQVLFERETWADQIARAVMRRLEHIYGKPDLIIDHFEAAVNKATAASKLQSAITPFGVQRSASELVQALCVFIYQSDQPLLRARAILAHIFNHAMHVRYHEARDLLLMSHLHDTIQHADVATQIMYNRALMQLGLAAFRNGYIHDCQTILADMFQSTRTKELLAQAIQRYSNTLTPEQELIEKRRLLPFHMHLNIELLEAAYLTSCMLVEIPLLAAADTEDQKRRIASKTFKRYLDNAEKVAFMGPPDITRDYIIKASKSLEAGEWERARDLILSAKIWTLLDDVEEVKTMLARKIQEEGLRTYLFTYAPYYASLSLVHLADMFSLSQQTVTSIISRMIYTDEIAASLDQIDQVVVFHRVEQTEVQRLAQQLAERCVGLVEQNEKALDVKLGSAPGAERSGPRDGATDGRPRQERRGGGARGGGRGRGFAGRGRGFNSGLGSQRRVAA; this is encoded by the exons ATGTCGTTCTTTGCCCGTCTCGGCGGTTCGGACAGCAGCGACTCGgagtcggacgacgagtccATCCTCTCGCAATCCGGCTCGGAGGATGAGAAGCCAAAGAAGAAGACTATGGCGTCCAAGTTCCTTGCCGGaagcgacagcgacagcgatGATGACagctcggacgaggaggagatgatgagcgactcggacgacgacgacgacgaggctcCCAAGAACAAG CGCGCCAACATGTTCCTGAAcagcgactcggactcggacgacgacgacgacgatgacgagaaGATCCGCGTCATGTCTGCCAAGGACAAGCG CTTTGCTGAGATGGAGGCCGCGATCAACAGCCTTCAGAACGCGAccaaggccggcggcgcagcgtGCGACTGGGTTGCCGCCAacagcgagctcgacaagcttATCCGCTTCATCACGCGCCACGCTACTTCCATGAATAACTCTTCCACGCCTGCGGAGGGCCACATCCCGCCCTCGTTCCTTGCAGCCGTtaccgagctcgacgacacggTCAATGACACTATCAAGTCGGAGAAGtcggccaagaagaagatgcCCGCcaacaagggcaaggctATCAACTCGATCCGCCAGACGCTCAAGAGGCAGCTCAAGACGCACGAGACCCAGCTCGGCCGGTACAAGGCGGACCCCGAGGCGTACTCTGAGGCGTACGCCAATGCTATTATCCCtcccaaggccgagaagagGGCGGTCCGCAccgaggcgcaggagggtgaggacgacgaggccgggTTCGCTACGGTTGGCCGCGGTGGCCGCTCGCTTAACCTGACTGCGGACGGCGTGTTCAAGACCCTCAAGGAGATCTTTGAGCAGCGTGGCCGCAAGAACACGGACCGTGCCGAGACCATCCGCATCCTCTccaagctgctcgaggtTTCAGAGACGACCTACCAGCGCATCCGTGTGCTTCTTGCCCTGATCCCTGCCCGCCTCGACTACTCGACCAACCTCCCCTCCATTCCCCACGACTCGTGGGTCTCGTGTCTCCACGAGTacgaccagctcgtcacTATCCTTCTTGAGAACAAGGACTATGTTGTcaagggcgacgtcgaggagtaCGATGACATGGAGGAGCGCACGCCTGAGACTGAGAAGGGCCGTGTTGCCATCCGTGGCAACATTGTCAGCTTGCTGGAGAACCTTGACAACGAGTTCACCAAGACTCTGCAGCACACCGACGCTCTCGAGCACGGCACCGAGTACATCGCCCGTCTCCGTGAGGAGGCGCCTCTGTACGTTGCGATTGTCAAGTCGCAAGTCCTGTTCGAGCGCGAGACCTGGGCGGACCAGATTGCCCGTGCGGTcatgcgccgcctcgagcacATTTACGGGAAGCCCGACCTTATCATCGACCACTTCGAGGCTGCTGTCAACAAGGCTACTGCTGCTAGCAAGCTCCAGTCGGCCATCACTCCCTTTGGTGTCCAGCGTTCGGCCAGCGAGCTCGTACAGGCGCTGTGCGTGTTCATCTACCAGTCGGACCAGCCACTGCTCCGTGCCCGTGCCATCCTTGCCCATATCTTCAACCACGCCATGCACGTGCGGTACCACGAGGCACGCGACCTGCTGCTCATGTCGCACTTGCACGACACTATCCAGCACGCCGACGTGGCGACCCAGATCATGTACAACCGTGCGCTCAtgcagctcggcctcgccgcgtTCCGCAACGGTTATATCCACGACTGCCAGACCATCCTTGCCGACATGTTCCAGAGCACCCGTACCAAGGAGCTCTTGGCGCAGGCCATCCAGCGCTACTCGAACACGCTCACGCCCGAGCAGGAGCTCATTGAgaagcgccgcctcctccccttccaCATGCACCTCAACATTGAACTGCTTGAGGCTGCCTACCTCACCTCGTGCATGCTCGTTGAGATCCCCCttcttgccgccgccgacacTGAGGACCAGAAGCGCCGCATTGCATCCAAAACGTTCAAGCGCTACCTCGACAACGCCGAGAAGGTTGCCTTCATGGGTCCCCCCGACATTACTCGGGATTATATCATCAAGGCATCCAAGTCCCTCGAGgctggcgagtgggagcgTGCTCGTGACCTGATTCTGAGCGCAAAGATCTGGACTCTTCTGGACGAcgtggaggaggtcaagACAATGCTCGCCCGCAAGATCCAGGAGGAGGGTCTCCGCACCTACCTCTTCACCTATGCGCCCTACTAcgcctccctctcccttgtccacctcgccgacatgTTCTCGCTTTCCCAGCAGACTGTCACCTCTATCATCTCGCGCATGATCTACACGGACGAGATTGCCGCTTCGCTCGACCAGATCGACCAGGTGGTTGTATTCCACCGCGTCGAGCAGACTGAGGTGCAGCGCCTGGCACAGCAGCTGGCTGAGCGCtgcgtcggcctcgtcgagcagaACGAGAAGGCTctcgacgtcaagctcggctCGGCGCCTGGTGCTGAGCGCTCTGGCCCGCGCGACGGTGCTACTGAcggccgtcctcgccaagagcggaggggcgggggtgctcgcggcggtggccgtGGGCGTGGGTTTGCAGGTCGTGGGCGAGGCTTCAACTCGGGCCTTGGCTCCCAACGGCGTGTCGCGGCCTAG